The Collimonas fungivorans Ter331 genome has a segment encoding these proteins:
- a CDS encoding NIPSNAP family protein, translating to MVTCYLRYIIDPYKLKEFEHYGKVWIPLVEKFGGIHHGYFLPSEGISNVALAMFTFPSFALYEEYRTKSLQDPECQAAFKYAEETRCIVSYERSFFRPVFK from the coding sequence ATGGTCACCTGCTACCTGCGTTACATCATCGATCCATACAAACTCAAGGAATTCGAGCACTACGGCAAAGTCTGGATTCCGCTGGTGGAGAAATTCGGCGGGATACACCATGGATACTTCCTTCCCTCGGAGGGAATCAGCAACGTGGCGCTGGCGATGTTCACATTTCCTTCGTTCGCGCTGTATGAAGAATACAGGACGAAGTCGCTGCAGGATCCCGAGTGCCAGGCAGCGTTCAAGTATGCCGAGGAAACCCGCTGCATCGTCAGCTATGAACGCAGCTTCTTCCGTCCTGTCTTCAAGTAA